The following is a genomic window from Microbispora sp. ZYX-F-249.
TCCGCTGCTCGACGTCTTCGGCCGCGGGGGAGCGCTGAAGTCCTCCTGGTACGGCGACTGCCTGCCCAGCCGTGACTTCCCCATGCTGATCGACCTCTACCTGCAGGGCCGGCTCGACCTCGACGGGTTCGTCACCGAGACCATCGGCCTCGACCAGGTCGAGGAGGCCTTCGGCAAGATGCACCGCGGGGAGGTGCTGCGGTCGGTCGTGGTCCTCTGATCGGTTTCCGGGAAGCCGGTCCCGAAGGGGGGCGGTGCCGCGTGCAGCGGCGCCGCCCCCGTTTTGTGCTCCGGGTCACATAGGCAAGCCTTACCAAAGTGAGTTATCTTAGGTATGCCTAACCTTCCTGAAGATCCCTGAGAGGCGACCCATGTACGTCTGCATCTGCCGCGCCGTCACCGAGAGCGAGGTGCACGACTGCATCGCCGACGGGGCGAGGACGGCCCGCCAGGTGCGGGATGCCACAGGGGCAGGGGGGGACTGCGCGTCTTGTGTCCGAAAGATCTGTGCGATCCTGAAACGGTCAGAGGACCTGGTCACCAGCGCATAGATCGAGGAAGCTTATGCAGGGCGACAAAGAGATCATCGCGCTGCTCAACGAGCAGCTCACCTCCGAGCTGACCGCCATCAACCAGTACTTCCTGCACGCGAAGCTGCAGGAGAACTGGGGATATACGAAGCTCGCCGCCATCACGCGGGCGGAGTCCATCGACGAGATGCGGCACGCGGAGGAACTCACCGACCGGATTCTGTTCCTGGAGGGTCTGCCGAACTACCAGAAGCTCAACACCCTGCACATCGGCCAGAGCGTCAGGGAGCAGCTTCAGGCGGACCTCGAGCTGGAGCTGGGCGTGGTCAGGCGGCTGCGGCCGGGGATCGCCCTCATGCGGGAGCGCGGAGACATCACCTCGGCGACGCTCTTCGAGCGCATCCTGGCCGACGAGGAGCACCACATCGACTACCTGGAGACCGAGCTCGGTCTTCTGGAGAGCCTGGGCGAGCAGCTGTACCTGCAGCGGTACGCCGAGCCGCCGTCGTCCTCCTGAGCCGTCGTTCCCCGGGGTTTCACGGGAATTCAGATGGACAACGCCCGCCGTCATCGTTTCGGCGGGCGTTTTTCATACCCTCATCCGATTTCCTGCGACGATGTTCTAAATGGTCGAGAATGGGGTAGAAGATCGCGTCGCATGCGTGCTGACTATCCCGGATTTATCAGTGTTTGCCCAGGTCAATTGATGGGTCAACGACAAGTCAAAAGGCGCGCTGTAGCCGGGAAACGATCGCTTAAGGTCCTACGATCGCACCATGACCTGCGTACTTCTCGCCGAGGATGACACCTCGATATCCGAGCCGCTGGCGCGTGCCCTGCGCCGGGAGGGCTATCAGGTGGAGGTGAGCCCGGATGGCCCGCAGGCCCTGGAGAGGGCCTTGTCGGGGGGCGTCGACCTGATTGTTCTCGACCTCGGCCTTCCAGAGATGGACGGGCTGGAGGTCGCGCGCCGCATCCGCGCGGAGGGGCACGGGACTCCGGTCCTGATCCTCACCGCCCGCGTCGACGAAGTCGACACCGTCGTCGGCCTCGATGCCGGGGCCGACGACTACGTGACCAAGCCGTTCCGCCTGGCGGAGTTGCTCGCCCGCGTGCGGGCCCTGCTCCGGCGCGGAACATCGGAGACCCCGGTGGTGCAAGGCGTCCGCATCGACGCCGACTCGCGCCGGGCCTGGATGGGAGACAAGGAACTGCACCTGACCACCAAGGAGTTCGACCTGCTGCGCGTGCTCGTACGGGACGCCGGCAAGGTCGTCACCCGCGAGCAGATCATGCGCGAGGTGTGGGACACGAACTGGTGGGGGTCGACGAAGACACTGGACATGCACATCTCGTGGCTGCGCCGCAAGCTCGGCGACGACGCGGCGAAGCCGCGGTACATAACGACAGTCCGAGGGGTCGGCTTCCGTTTCGAGCGCGAGTAGCCGCCGTGGGGCGGTTGCCGGGGAGGGGCTAGCACGTGCGCCGGCGCCTGCTTTCCTCCATG
Proteins encoded in this region:
- a CDS encoding (2Fe-2S)-binding protein translates to MYVCICRAVTESEVHDCIADGARTARQVRDATGAGGDCASCVRKICAILKRSEDLVTSA
- the bfr gene encoding bacterioferritin, which gives rise to MQGDKEIIALLNEQLTSELTAINQYFLHAKLQENWGYTKLAAITRAESIDEMRHAEELTDRILFLEGLPNYQKLNTLHIGQSVREQLQADLELELGVVRRLRPGIALMRERGDITSATLFERILADEEHHIDYLETELGLLESLGEQLYLQRYAEPPSSS
- a CDS encoding response regulator transcription factor, giving the protein MTCVLLAEDDTSISEPLARALRREGYQVEVSPDGPQALERALSGGVDLIVLDLGLPEMDGLEVARRIRAEGHGTPVLILTARVDEVDTVVGLDAGADDYVTKPFRLAELLARVRALLRRGTSETPVVQGVRIDADSRRAWMGDKELHLTTKEFDLLRVLVRDAGKVVTREQIMREVWDTNWWGSTKTLDMHISWLRRKLGDDAAKPRYITTVRGVGFRFERE